A single window of Malus sylvestris chromosome 5, drMalSylv7.2, whole genome shotgun sequence DNA harbors:
- the LOC126621872 gene encoding uncharacterized protein LOC126621872, translating into MSRRDSRDSDSRRHRSRFDREPSPKRSRRGEKDEKDRIASKGNLESGKQSDQDQKHRQRLQDTLPLESTLAPDSKGENGDSRKESNKKPSGPHEGTKHSTNPSEIPRSRSYFQHNERGNAGQVVRSSGRGSTAEHGSWRDPKDRHDDRTVSKTTTNDSRSRNEKAKAGENRNWRHDGFFEMEADPPSARKRPAFREKKIPVESDNADKTAAETAKSSHPDPSMEGSRKKEDRGHNPRHTDRSDKQFAGERGSYRRDAPPGVFPSRERYTGGAGRNNRGRDGFSGRQGYNSSMGRAEKWTHDLYNEANRSPTPKNEEDQIAKVEALLAS; encoded by the exons ATGTCGCGACGAGACAGTCGGGATTCCGACTCCAGACGACACCGTTCCAGGTTTGACAGAGAACCCAG TCCCAAGAGGTCCCGGAGGGGTGAGAAAGACGAAAAAGACAGAATCGCCAGCAAAGGTAATTTAGAAAGTGGGAAGCAGAGTGACCAGGATCAGAAGCACCGCCAGAGGCTGCAAGATACACTGCCACTTGAATCTACATTAGCACCTGACTCAAAGGGGGAAAATGGGGATTCCAGAAAAGAATCCAATAAGAAACCCAGTGGACCTCATGAAGGaaccaaacactccactaatccATCTGAAATACCCCGGTCTCGATCTTATTTTCAG CACAATGAGCGTGGTAATGCTGGGCAAGTTGTTCGAAGCTCTGGTCGTGGTTCAACTGCTG AGCATGGATCGTGGAGGGATCCAAAGGATAGGCATGATGATAGGACAGTGAGCAAGACAACAACTAATGATTCACGGTCAAGAAATGAGAAAGCTAAGGCGGGTGAAAACAGGAACTGGCGCCATGATGGGTTCTTTGAAATGGAGGCTGATCCACCATCGGCAAGGAAGAGACCTGCATTCAGGGAGAAGAAGATTCCAGTGGAGTCTGATAATGCTGACAAGACAGCAGCAGAGACTGCAAAGTCAAGCCATCCTGACCCTTCCATGGAAGGAAGCAGAAAAAAGGAGGACAGAGGGCACAACCCACGCCACACAGATAGATCTGATAAGCAATTTGCAGGAGAGAGAGGGTCTTACCGAAGAGATGCACCACCGGGCGTCTTTCCTTCGAGAGAGAGGTACACTGGTGGCGCTGGCCGTAACAACAGGGGAAGAGATGGATTCAGTGGGAGACAAGGTTATAATTCTAGTATGGGTCGTGCTGAGAAATGGACGCATGATTTGTATAACGAGGCTAATAGGAGTCCAACGCCGAAAAATGAAGAGGATCAAATTGCAAAGGTGGAAGCACTTTTGGCTTCATAG